Proteins found in one Oculatellaceae cyanobacterium genomic segment:
- a CDS encoding PHB depolymerase family esterase, producing the protein MNLLFLKPAAQLTFTLLLISITTSCDASSALVSAKLQPKISGTTKQQQVRIGASTGKLQHQGRQRGYYLYTPKSYNPKRPMPLVLAFHGSGSQGKDLALNTGFNELAERQGFIIAYPNGIDRRWDVASNPMWGVNDVSFVSTLINHLKQIRSIDKRRIYATGVSNGGFLVQRLACESHSQIAAFGSVVANMPGEVKEFCNSKRPISMLMINGTNDDKVPWAGTKTFGYAILSVPDSIKFWRQHNGCAGKEVKKSLNKRVDISRYPNCRGGAEVELVTLKGAGHIFPRGGGGSSQLINASQEIWNFFKRHPL; encoded by the coding sequence ATGAACCTGTTATTTTTAAAACCTGCTGCACAACTAACCTTTACGTTGCTATTAATTAGTATCACAACTAGCTGCGATGCTAGTTCAGCGTTAGTTAGTGCTAAATTGCAACCTAAGATATCTGGCACAACCAAACAACAGCAAGTACGGATAGGTGCGTCAACTGGAAAACTACAGCATCAAGGACGGCAAAGGGGTTATTACCTATATACTCCCAAGTCTTACAATCCTAAGCGCCCTATGCCGTTAGTTCTAGCATTTCATGGTTCTGGCTCTCAAGGAAAAGATTTAGCATTAAATACAGGGTTTAATGAACTAGCAGAACGTCAAGGATTTATTATTGCTTACCCAAATGGAATTGATCGACGTTGGGACGTAGCAAGTAATCCCATGTGGGGGGTGAATGATGTCTCTTTTGTCTCTACTCTCATCAACCACCTCAAGCAAATAAGAAGTATTGATAAACGCAGAATCTATGCTACTGGGGTGTCTAATGGTGGTTTTTTAGTGCAAAGATTAGCTTGCGAATCGCATAGCCAAATCGCTGCTTTTGGCTCAGTAGTTGCTAATATGCCTGGTGAGGTGAAAGAATTTTGTAATTCTAAACGTCCAATTTCTATGTTAATGATTAATGGAACAAATGATGATAAAGTGCCTTGGGCAGGTACTAAAACATTTGGATATGCGATTTTGTCTGTTCCAGATAGTATTAAGTTTTGGCGGCAACATAATGGTTGCGCTGGGAAGGAAGTTAAAAAAAGTTTAAATAAGCGTGTGGATATTTCTCGTTATCCTAATTGTCGGGGTGGTGCAGAGGTAGAACTTGTTACTTTAAAAGGTGCGGGACACATTTTCCCCAGAGGTGGGGGCGGTAGTTCGCAATTAATTAATGCTAGTCAAGAAATTTGGAATTTTTTTAAACGCCATCCGTTGTAA
- a CDS encoding MBL fold metallo-hydrolase has product MDTATELVLPPDSNSEQSDLHNGSVFFIGTATVILRYAGFTILTDPNFLHKGDHVHLGYGLRSTRTTNPAIEIEDLPPVDLLVLSHMHEDHFDRVAESKLKKNLPIISTQHAVDKLKNKAFTSTKPLNTWETFTVHKGDAAVRITAMPGRHGPGVLAAALPQVMGSMLEFNFKNQQPVFRVYISGDTLVYEDLKEIPQRYPDIDLALLHLGGTKAFGVLLTMDAKQGVQAIQIISPHLSIPIHYNDYTVFKSPLEDFMAAVKAAGLEEKVRYLRHGETYNFNLSSS; this is encoded by the coding sequence ATGGATACAGCCACAGAACTTGTGCTACCCCCAGATAGTAATAGTGAACAATCCGACTTGCACAATGGCTCAGTTTTCTTCATCGGTACTGCAACTGTTATACTCCGCTACGCGGGATTCACAATTCTCACAGATCCCAACTTTCTCCACAAGGGCGATCATGTACATTTAGGATATGGATTACGTTCAACTCGCACGACTAATCCAGCAATAGAAATTGAAGATTTACCGCCTGTAGATCTGCTGGTATTATCCCATATGCACGAAGATCATTTTGACCGTGTAGCAGAATCTAAGCTGAAAAAAAACTTACCAATTATTAGTACCCAGCACGCAGTTGATAAACTCAAAAACAAGGCATTTACCTCAACAAAACCCCTAAATACTTGGGAAACATTCACTGTTCATAAAGGAGATGCTGCGGTACGCATTACAGCAATGCCTGGAAGACATGGCCCTGGAGTTTTAGCTGCTGCCTTACCACAAGTGATGGGCAGTATGTTGGAGTTTAACTTCAAAAATCAACAGCCAGTATTTCGCGTTTATATTAGTGGCGACACTTTAGTTTATGAAGATTTAAAGGAAATACCTCAACGCTATCCAGATATTGACCTCGCTTTGCTGCACTTGGGAGGAACAAAAGCCTTCGGAGTTTTGTTAACTATGGATGCCAAACAAGGGGTGCAAGCAATTCAGATTATTTCACCACATTTAAGCATACCCATTCACTATAACGATTACACCGTATTCAAGTCCCCGCTTGAGGACTTTATGGCAGCAGTGAAAGCAGCAGGACTAGAGGAAAAAGTCAGATATTTGCGACACGGTGAGACTTATAATTTTAATCTCTCATCAAGCTAG
- a CDS encoding DUF6006 family protein, translating to MKNLNKWLLGLAIVPVSFFVGASHASASQAVSQWYFGLWNCNIDGRPAQMQWYVVDDPQTTCSGGVCSSSSGVRVVGRFSDNRSPWVRLAKRYSNASELGIRYLGNEQDNWYLKYNSNTRLAKGWTTWRGNRYPLQCQKR from the coding sequence ATGAAAAACTTAAACAAGTGGCTATTAGGATTGGCAATAGTTCCTGTGAGTTTCTTTGTGGGTGCCAGTCATGCCAGCGCCTCTCAAGCAGTCAGCCAATGGTATTTTGGTTTATGGAATTGCAATATTGATGGTAGACCTGCACAGATGCAGTGGTATGTAGTAGACGATCCTCAAACAACTTGTAGCGGTGGTGTTTGTAGCAGTTCTTCTGGTGTACGTGTTGTTGGGCGTTTTAGTGATAACCGTAGCCCTTGGGTAAGGTTGGCTAAAAGGTATTCAAATGCTTCGGAATTAGGTATCCGCTATTTAGGCAACGAGCAGGATAACTGGTATCTCAAATACAACAGTAATACTAGATTAGCTAAGGGGTGGACAACATGGCGAGGTAATCGTTACCCACTGCAATGTCAAAAGAGATGA